In the Mauremys mutica isolate MM-2020 ecotype Southern chromosome 13, ASM2049712v1, whole genome shotgun sequence genome, one interval contains:
- the LOC123348833 gene encoding ribonuclease-like, whose amino-acid sequence MALRGPCPLLFLTLILLAAGQDDVIIRPTDSYPKFVSEHIDFPKTRPPTGLTYCNYMMRRLNQKLGMCKLIHTFIHAPTRRIQTICTTGGRCNQNNECDSNAPYHLTTCRVRSPPRPPNCIYTGKSKTRRIRVACNQGLPVRFIRVL is encoded by the coding sequence ATGGCCCTGAGGGGACCTTGCCCCTTGCTCTTCCTGACCCTCATCCtgctggctgctggccaggacgaCGTCATCATCAGACCAACTGACAGTTACCCAAAGTTTGTGAGCGAACACATTGATTTCCCCAAGACCAGACCCCCCACTGGCCTGACCTACTGCAACTACATGATGAGGCGCCTGAACCAGAAACTCGGTATGTGCAAACTCATCCACACCTTCATCCACGCCCCCACCAGACGGATCCAGACCATCTGCACCACTGGAGGGAGATGCAACCAAAACAATGAATGCGACAGCAACGCACCCTACCACCTCACCACCTGCCgcgtgcgcagccccccccgcccaccgaaCTGTATCTACACGGGAAAATCCAAGACCCGCAGGATCCGCGTGGCCTGTAACCAGGGGCTGCCCGTGCGCTTCATCAGAGTCCTGTAG